From the genome of Leguminivora glycinivorella isolate SPB_JAAS2020 chromosome Z, LegGlyc_1.1, whole genome shotgun sequence, one region includes:
- the LOC125240463 gene encoding uncharacterized protein LOC125240463, which translates to MLQEDEVMVSFDVTSLFTNVPVAETIELIKRMAEHDDSLTEYMKMIEFCLTSGYFVWRGEYYLQIEGVAMGSPIAPVVANLFMENFEQRALESCPHKPRLWWRYVDDVFAVVTGRDLDPLLAHLNAQHPKITFTIEKECNGALPFLDVLVQRDERGLLTHKVHRKATHTDRYLQADSHHHPAHLSSVPRALINRALRLCDPQYVQGELQHVRQVLEKNGYSWRQSQRAASASTLRRTHTVERAPVFLPFIKGVTDTIGRLLRRRFSMRTIFRPHTKVRQVLRSPKDKDPLGSPGVYEIPCDCGRAYVGETGRNVSARLSEHIRSVKNMDTRNSAVAEHAYDTGASHFIRFDRARLLVREKCFVPRKVLEAIEIGRRPNFNRDGGWMLPPAWKPVIPNVKRKMCFDNRVDTV; encoded by the exons ATGTTGCAGGAAGATGAGGTAATGGTGAGCTTTGATGTAACCTCCTTATTTACTAATGTACCGGTAGCGGAAACTATAGAGTTGATAAAACGAATGGCCGAACACGACGACTCTCTCACCGAGTACATGAAGATGATAGAGTTTTGCCTCACTAGTGGATATTTTGTGTGGCGGGGTGAATACTACTTGCAGATAGAAGGAGTCGCAATGGGTTCTCCGATAGCTCCAGTGGTGGCTAACCTTTTTATGGAAAATTTTGAGCAGAGAGCGTTGGAGAGCTGCCCACATAAGCCTAGGCTATGGTGGCGATATGTCGACGACGTGTTTGCCGTAGTGACAGGCAGAGATCTAGACCCGTTACTTGCCCACCTGAACGCGCAGCATCCCAAGATTACGTTCACTATAGAGAAAGAGTGTAATGGGGCTCTACCTTTTCTGGATGTCTTAGTGCAGCGGGACGAACGTGGCCTTTTGACTCATAAGGTGCATAGAAAGGCTACACACACCGACAGGTACCTGCAAGCTGACTCGCACCATCACCCTGCGCATTTGTCTTCGGTGCCACGCGCTCTCATCAACAGGGCTTTACGGCTCTGTGACCCGCAGTACGTGCAAGGCGAGCTGCAGCATGTAAGGCAGGTGTTAGAGAAGAATGGGTACAGTTGGAGACAGAGTCAGCGGGCGGCAAGTGCGAGCACGTTACGGCGAACACATACGGTCGAGAGAGCGCCTGTTTTCTTGCCTTTCATTAAAGGGGTAACGGATACCATTGGACGCCTATTACGCCGTAGGTTTAGCATGAGGACAATTTTCCGCCCCCACACAAAGGTAAGGCAGGTGCTGCGCTCTCCTAAAGATAAGGACCCACTGGGTAGCCCGGGGGTATACGAGATACCTTGTGACTGTGGTAGAGCGTATGTCGGCGAGACTGGAAGGAATGTCTCCGCGAGGTTGTCGGAACACATACGAAGCGTGAAGAACATGGACACCAGGAATTCCGCAGTGGCAGAGCACGCGTACGATACCGGCGCGTCCCATTTTATACGCTTCGATAGAGCAAGGTTGTTGGTACGGGAGAAATGTTTTGTACCACGCAAAGTTCTCGAGGCCATTGAAATCGGACGCCGccctaatttcaatcgggacggagGCTGGATGTTGCCACCAGCATGGAAACCGGTAATACCTAATGTGAAGCGGAAAATGTGTTTTGACAATCGTGTGGACACA gTGTGA